In a genomic window of Primulina huaijiensis isolate GDHJ02 chromosome 10, ASM1229523v2, whole genome shotgun sequence:
- the LOC140986576 gene encoding exocyst complex component EXO70A1-like translates to MTTWLRNWMGGSTISQQLAIETIALWQSKPAHELIFNSSHREIRQYMLAVDKILQSPKMNGFDENFAKSMARLKLEFQAVLSRQAHYTAGPSSVTEWSSSLIDSTACAIRFEDYLVYEKPNEKVISYLRNIAARMSIGGNLGDCIKVYISVRKRFLESQLQRLRFEELSSGGKGRKFDWEGKVELWIQVAKICVELFFQREKNFCEEIFQNLGAAKDECFVGTVQDFAVKLFGFAESLSLSNQPYERMVSVFGLYDGFFSVLEVSDTLFASEPGKRIRDVCLDTVRKIENDVGRTMYDFENAVLNEILKVPDDKGDVYRLTEYAMDRIKLLVSHKKLLTNLIKTAPSLRFGNVVIPEEELGDFGFRTFLDLHLILIIVVLLMNLEGKSKKYKDPILGDLFMMNNIHHIVQKIEGSDELHEMIGDLYLNKLRQKEKQSMGNYQSSTSNKFLACFDDKGLYVTRWCFSRRLSRTALKKRMKDFNDVFEHVGALHSSWTVPDSPLRANIRQSMSDKLVPAYQQFLEKFRRRCGINSPGDARIKHSAEELKVLLLEKLLANSS, encoded by the coding sequence ATGACGACTTGGCTCCGCAACTGGATGGGGGGATCAACAATATCTCAACAATTAGCCATTGAAACGATAGCTCTATGGCAATCGAAGCCGGCTCATGAGCTGATCTTCAACTCCAGCCACCGAGAAATAAGGCAGTACATGCTTGCCGTGGACAAAATCCTGCAATCGCCTAAAATGAATGGATTTGACGAGAATTTCGCCAAGTCCATGGCTCGGCTCAAGCTCGAGTTCCAAGCTGTTTTGAGCCGGCAAGCCCATTACACAGCCGGCCCCAGCTCCGTTACGGAATGGAGCAGCTCATTGATCGACAGCACAGCTTGTGCGATTAGGTTTGAAGATTATTTAGTCTATGAAAAACCCAATGAAAAAGTGATTAGTTATTTGAGAAATATAGCAGCAAGAATGAGTATTGGTGGGAATTTAGGAGATTGTATTAAGGTTTATATCAGTGTGAGGAAGAGATTTCTTGAGTCTCAGCTTCAACGGCTTCGTTTTGAGGAGCTGAGTTCTGGGGGGAAAGGCAGAAAATTTGACTGGGAGGGAAAGGTTGAGCTCTGGATTCAAGTTGCCAAGATTTGTGTTGAACTTTTCTTTCAAAGAGAGAAGAATTTTTGTGAGGAGATATTTCAGAATCTTGGGGCCGCAAAAGACGAATGTTTTGTTGGAACAGTTCAAGATTTTGCAGTTAAGCTGTTTGGTTTTGCAGAATCTCTGAGTTTGAGTAATCAGCCTTATGAGAGAATGGTGTCGGTCTTCGGCCTTTACGATGGATTTTTTTCTGTTTTAGAGGTCAGTGACACCCTTTTTGCTTCCGAACCAGGGAAACGCATTCGAGACGTTTGCTTAGACACGGTGCGGAAGATTGAGAATGATGTGGGGAGAACGATGTATGATTTTGAGAATGCTGTTCTTAATGAGATCTTGAAAGTTCCGGATGACAAAGGGGATGTTTATCGATTGACGGAATACGCGATGGATCGAATCAAGCTCCTAGTGAGCCACAAGAAGCTGCTCACAAACTTGATCAAGACAGCCCCTTCATTGAGATTTGGCAATGTGGTCATTCCTGAAGAGGAGTTGGGGGATTTTGGTTTTCGAACGTTTCTTGATCTCCatttgatcttgatcatcgtaGTTCTACTGATGAATCTAGAGGGGAAGTCCAAGAAATACAAAGATCCCATTTTGGGGGACTTGTTTATGATGAACAACATTCATCACATAGTCCAAAAAATCGAAGGATCCGATGAGTTACACGAGATGATCGGCGACTTGTACCTAAACAAGTTGCGTCAGAAAGAGAAGCAGTCCATGGGCAATTATCAGTCATCCACTTCCAACAAGTTCTTGGCTTGTTTTGATGATAAGGGATTGTACGTTACCCGTTGGTGTTTTAGTCGTAGGCTATCTAGAACTGCATTAAAGAAGAGGATGAAGGATTTCAATGATGTTTTTGAACATGTTGGGGCTTTACATTCGTCCTGGACGGTGCCTGATTCGCCGCTCAGGGCAAATATTCGTCAGTCCATGTCGGACAAGTTGGTTCCGGCTTACCAACAATTTCTCGAAAAGTTCAGGAGAAGGTGTGGAATAAATTCCCCCGGAGACGCAAGAATCAAGCATTCAGCTGAGGAACTCAAGGTTTTACTCTTGGAGAAATTGTTAGCAAATTCATCTTGA